A stretch of Myroides oncorhynchi DNA encodes these proteins:
- a CDS encoding SusC/RagA family TonB-linked outer membrane protein, which translates to MRFNYYYRLKVETYFFCLSLLSTGLYASNQNISDKTNVHVYVNHSSETVKSLFEKIEAQTAYKVVYSPSTLNTSIAIKFTSKERELDKLLEEIALKTASTYKVSDKFITFKSQNLFTKQNNTSTNEQDNKIKIKGVVKDANGLTLPGATIKLKDSDKAVATDLDGSFILEVVPGKSNVLLVEYIGYTTQELKVENTEYVSVVLQEDTRSLEEIVITGYTTESKRNITAAISTIDVDGIKDSPKADVAEMLQGRASGVQVMSENSPGGGNSIRIRGFSTINNNEPLVIVDGVPVANGLNSINSNDIASMQVLKDAASSSIYGSRAANGVIVITTKSGGKKDKLSIDVSSFTGVQNAFNLPKMLSAQQYGDMLWQAYRNDGVTPRHDIYGSDPNGAILPEYLTKDKSIQSADVDWVKEIFNPATIQSHNISLAKGGENASQLFSLGYFDQQGIIKDTYFKRVSGRFNSDYRFFDGVLTIGENLNASYTENVGIGTNAALGSIVYNAFMYPSIVPIYNELGEFAGNPLNDIQNPRGRLARNKNNKTKELRLLGNIFGELKVSDFTFRSSIGLDYVNINARNFSPVFNEILVLNPINSLSTKNSFNYQFTFTNTLNYKKQLGNHNFDVLLGQEGVQYYYEGFSASRQNFMYEDPNYWFLDYGTANQLNGGNANGWSLNSFFGKVHYNYDGKYIVSATMRRDGTSRLANHKWDTFPAVSLGWRLDREDFFDFGDTFTSFLLRGGWGITGNQQVPSYSTIKSYSSYSYNSNYDINGDQSKVETGLIQSRVPNPDLKWETTTQSSIGVDLGFFNDKLNITADIYDKKTKDILVYKSLPLTYGGTNDGQWVNDGQMTNTGLELNLSYQDNIKELHYNVNFNFTTYKNKLTALNSVNYLGIPSSSLHSVNFGQEISRSAIGQPIGSFFGYVNDGIFKSQQEIDQYKLQPNAKPGDLIFRDVNNDGVIDDNDRTFIGSPHPDFILGFNVDLKYKGFDLSMFFNGSFGNKIYNLTKYNSHFFNQSAYNKSSDVLGAWTPDNPNASIPRLSLDDTNNNIRPSSYYVEDGSYFKLNNLQLGYSFGQKINKDLKMRVYLQATNVFTITSYSGLTPEVGLQSYSKSNKNLDIGVDRGLYPPARTFSMGLSINY; encoded by the coding sequence ATGAGATTCAATTACTATTATCGGTTAAAAGTAGAGACCTATTTTTTTTGTCTTTCTCTATTAAGTACAGGTCTGTATGCCTCTAATCAGAATATTTCTGATAAGACAAATGTTCATGTCTATGTCAATCATTCTTCGGAAACAGTCAAGAGCTTATTTGAAAAAATAGAAGCGCAGACTGCCTATAAAGTGGTTTATTCACCTTCTACATTAAATACATCTATTGCTATTAAGTTTACCAGCAAAGAAAGAGAATTGGATAAGTTATTAGAAGAGATTGCTTTAAAGACGGCATCAACTTATAAGGTATCAGATAAGTTTATCACATTTAAATCACAAAACCTTTTTACCAAGCAAAACAATACTTCTACAAATGAACAAGACAATAAGATAAAGATTAAGGGAGTGGTAAAGGATGCAAACGGATTAACACTTCCAGGGGCAACCATTAAATTAAAAGACTCTGATAAGGCTGTAGCTACTGATTTGGATGGTAGTTTTATTTTAGAAGTAGTACCAGGTAAATCAAATGTGTTACTAGTTGAGTATATAGGGTATACAACTCAGGAGTTAAAAGTAGAGAATACTGAATATGTATCGGTTGTACTACAAGAGGATACACGTAGTTTAGAAGAAATTGTTATTACAGGATATACCACTGAGAGCAAGCGAAATATTACAGCTGCTATTTCCACTATAGATGTAGATGGTATTAAGGATTCGCCCAAAGCAGACGTAGCTGAAATGTTACAAGGTAGGGCCTCAGGAGTACAAGTAATGAGTGAGAACAGCCCAGGAGGAGGGAATTCTATTCGCATTAGAGGCTTTAGTACTATTAATAACAATGAACCATTAGTTATCGTAGATGGTGTACCTGTGGCTAATGGACTAAATTCTATCAATAGTAATGATATTGCTTCTATGCAGGTGTTAAAAGATGCTGCGTCGTCCTCTATTTACGGTTCAAGAGCTGCTAATGGAGTGATTGTAATCACAACAAAATCAGGAGGTAAAAAAGACAAACTATCTATCGATGTAAGTAGTTTTACAGGTGTTCAGAATGCCTTTAATCTTCCTAAGATGTTAAGTGCACAGCAGTATGGAGATATGCTTTGGCAAGCCTATAGAAATGATGGTGTAACTCCAAGGCATGATATTTATGGAAGTGATCCAAATGGTGCAATTCTTCCAGAGTATTTAACTAAAGATAAGTCTATTCAAAGCGCGGATGTGGATTGGGTAAAAGAGATATTTAATCCCGCAACAATTCAATCGCACAATATCTCGTTAGCTAAAGGAGGTGAGAATGCTAGTCAGTTGTTCTCATTGGGCTATTTTGATCAGCAAGGAATTATAAAAGACACTTATTTTAAGAGAGTTTCAGGGCGTTTTAATTCTGATTACCGCTTTTTTGATGGGGTGTTGACAATAGGAGAGAATCTTAATGCTTCTTATACAGAGAATGTAGGTATTGGTACCAATGCTGCTTTAGGATCTATAGTTTATAATGCTTTTATGTATCCATCTATTGTGCCTATTTACAATGAATTAGGAGAGTTTGCAGGTAATCCCTTAAACGATATTCAGAATCCACGAGGACGTCTGGCTCGCAATAAAAATAACAAAACAAAGGAATTAAGATTATTAGGAAACATATTTGGAGAGTTAAAAGTAAGTGACTTTACTTTTAGATCTTCTATAGGGCTTGATTATGTGAATATCAATGCTAGAAATTTCTCGCCTGTGTTTAATGAAATATTAGTACTGAATCCTATTAATTCACTTTCAACCAAAAATTCTTTTAATTATCAATTTACCTTTACAAATACATTGAATTATAAGAAGCAATTAGGTAATCATAACTTTGATGTATTATTAGGACAAGAAGGAGTACAATATTATTATGAAGGATTCTCTGCCTCGAGACAGAACTTTATGTATGAAGATCCTAATTATTGGTTTTTAGATTATGGGACTGCTAACCAATTAAATGGTGGTAATGCTAATGGATGGTCATTAAACTCTTTTTTTGGTAAGGTTCATTACAACTATGATGGCAAATACATTGTATCGGCCACCATGCGTAGAGATGGAACATCTCGCTTAGCTAATCATAAATGGGACACATTCCCTGCTGTATCTTTAGGTTGGAGATTAGATAGGGAAGACTTCTTTGATTTTGGAGATACTTTTACTTCTTTCTTGCTTAGAGGAGGATGGGGAATTACTGGAAACCAACAGGTTCCTTCTTATTCTACCATTAAGAGCTATTCGAGTTATAGTTATAATTCTAATTATGATATTAATGGAGACCAGTCTAAAGTAGAAACAGGTTTAATTCAATCTAGGGTACCTAATCCAGATTTAAAATGGGAAACGACAACACAAAGTTCTATAGGAGTTGATTTAGGGTTTTTTAACGACAAGCTAAATATTACTGCAGATATATATGACAAGAAGACTAAAGACATCTTAGTATATAAATCATTGCCTTTAACTTATGGAGGTACTAATGATGGACAATGGGTTAATGATGGGCAGATGACAAATACAGGTTTAGAATTAAACTTGTCTTATCAAGACAATATTAAGGAGCTTCACTATAATGTGAACTTTAATTTCACAACATATAAAAATAAATTGACAGCCTTAAATTCAGTTAACTACCTGGGTATTCCATCTTCTTCTTTACACAGTGTTAATTTTGGACAGGAGATTTCTAGATCTGCAATCGGTCAACCCATTGGATCGTTCTTTGGATATGTTAATGATGGGATTTTTAAAAGTCAACAAGAGATAGATCAATATAAATTGCAACCCAATGCTAAACCAGGTGATTTAATCTTTAGAGATGTCAATAATGATGGGGTTATAGATGATAATGATAGAACGTTTATTGGATCTCCTCATCCTGATTTTATTTTAGGGTTTAATGTAGACTTGAAGTATAAAGGTTTTGATTTAAGTATGTTTTTTAATGGAAGCTTTGGCAATAAGATTTATAACCTAACCAAGTACAATTCTCATTTCTTTAACCAATCAGCATATAATAAGTCTTCAGATGTATTAGGGGCTTGGACTCCAGATAATCCCAATGCGTCTATCCCAAGATTATCATTAGATGATACAAACAATAATATTCGTCCATCTTCTTATTATGTAGAAGACGGTTCTTATTTTAAGTTAAACAATCTACAGTTAGGATACTCTTTTGGACAGAAAATTAATAAGGATCTAAAGATGCGAGTTTATTTACAAGCGACAAATGTATTTACTATAACTAGCTATAGTGGTCTGACACCAGAGGTAGGTCTACAGAGTTACTCTAAGAGTAATAAAAACCTAGATATAGGAGTCGATCGTGGACTTTATCCTCCTGCACGCACTTTCTCTATGGGATTAAGCATTAACTATTAA
- a CDS encoding glycoside hydrolase domain-containing protein, with protein sequence MKKLIILLFIAIQCGYGQKSKLSDNVNVFLATSGDYGQLSPGASFPFSMLCISPETYPFNHTGYDNRAKLFKGVTHIRLQGVGCMGSGGNILIKPIMDNNLDTELIKKKEQGKPGYYKVEFTNKIKADFTVGHNYGVHRYYFPNKGQLLVDLSSATGGAFVGAQYQVSDHAIKGKISSKTTCSAGVYHFYFNLDFGKKATLRKISEYQFIVDFSCSEVEVQVGLSSVSEQYAQNRTAVGKSFENTKTLATQRWDELLSMARVSDKDDQRIKLFYSLLYRTLQAPYVISEEDGSYRTISGLLKKADFKVYHGWALWDNYREVIPLYSILYPQVYKDVVRSILNMYPYGKKDFSTLNEPGPTVRTEHALVVLADAVNKGYELPIDSIKEYLVREANQLDLSSADKALESCYDYWALSQILKSVQDTVKAKHYLDKAKEYKKYWLKDFKDIHVHDVDKMQARGLYQGTIWQYRWLVPYDIRGLIHLIGSEKEFEDQLDIFFQGHYYNHANQPDLQTSSLYNVTRSPYKSQRLIHDLLLNESIQFYFNDNSKGIDPYIGRIYKNTPQAFLRTMDDDLGTMSAWFVLRSLGFSAANVGSDIFYLNAPVFEKTIIRNNLVISNKERSSYIQEVEYNNKDYQRNYISYKELLGASNIIFKTSEKPNKQWPLEPLWISNIKQDE encoded by the coding sequence ATGAAAAAACTTATTATCTTATTGTTTATAGCTATTCAATGTGGTTATGGACAAAAAAGTAAGTTAAGTGATAATGTAAATGTTTTTTTAGCAACCTCGGGAGACTATGGACAGTTGTCTCCTGGGGCTAGTTTTCCTTTTAGTATGCTTTGTATTTCGCCAGAGACTTATCCCTTTAATCACACAGGATATGACAATAGAGCAAAACTCTTTAAGGGAGTAACCCATATAAGACTTCAAGGAGTAGGATGTATGGGAAGTGGAGGTAATATTCTGATCAAACCAATTATGGATAATAATCTTGATACAGAATTAATCAAAAAGAAAGAACAGGGGAAACCTGGCTATTACAAGGTAGAATTTACAAATAAGATTAAGGCTGACTTTACTGTAGGACATAATTATGGAGTGCATCGATATTATTTTCCTAATAAAGGACAACTATTAGTTGATTTGTCTAGTGCTACAGGGGGTGCTTTTGTAGGTGCTCAGTACCAGGTATCTGATCATGCTATAAAGGGAAAGATTAGTTCTAAAACGACTTGTTCTGCTGGAGTATATCATTTTTATTTTAATCTTGACTTTGGTAAAAAGGCAACCCTTAGAAAGATAAGTGAATATCAGTTTATCGTTGACTTTTCTTGTTCTGAAGTAGAAGTTCAGGTAGGGCTTTCATCTGTATCAGAACAATATGCACAAAACAGAACTGCAGTAGGAAAAAGTTTTGAAAACACAAAAACTTTAGCTACACAAAGATGGGATGAATTATTATCTATGGCAAGGGTTAGTGATAAGGATGATCAAAGGATAAAACTTTTTTATTCATTACTTTATAGAACTCTACAAGCTCCTTATGTAATATCTGAAGAAGATGGATCTTATAGAACCATTAGTGGTCTGCTAAAAAAAGCAGACTTTAAAGTGTATCATGGATGGGCATTATGGGATAATTATAGAGAGGTTATCCCTTTGTATTCTATACTGTATCCACAGGTGTATAAAGATGTGGTTCGCTCTATTTTAAATATGTATCCGTATGGCAAAAAAGACTTCTCTACACTAAATGAACCTGGACCCACAGTCAGGACAGAGCACGCTTTAGTTGTTTTGGCTGATGCAGTGAATAAGGGCTATGAGTTACCTATAGATTCTATTAAAGAGTACCTTGTTAGGGAGGCCAATCAACTTGATTTATCTTCTGCTGATAAAGCATTAGAATCCTGTTATGATTATTGGGCACTGAGCCAAATACTAAAAAGCGTTCAAGACACTGTAAAGGCAAAACATTATTTAGACAAAGCAAAAGAATATAAGAAGTATTGGTTGAAAGACTTTAAGGATATTCATGTTCACGATGTGGATAAAATGCAAGCAAGGGGGCTTTATCAAGGAACTATTTGGCAATATCGATGGTTAGTTCCTTATGATATAAGAGGTTTGATTCATTTAATTGGATCCGAAAAGGAATTCGAAGATCAATTAGATATTTTTTTTCAAGGTCATTACTATAATCACGCCAATCAACCTGATCTTCAAACCTCAAGTTTGTACAATGTAACTAGAAGTCCGTATAAGAGTCAGAGATTGATTCACGACTTATTACTAAATGAGAGTATTCAGTTCTACTTTAATGATAATAGTAAAGGCATTGACCCTTATATTGGTAGAATTTATAAGAATACACCTCAAGCTTTTTTGCGCACAATGGATGATGACCTAGGTACTATGTCAGCATGGTTTGTACTTAGAAGTTTAGGATTTAGTGCAGCCAATGTTGGGTCGGATATTTTTTATCTGAATGCTCCTGTTTTTGAAAAAACTATTATACGCAATAATTTGGTAATTAGTAATAAAGAAAGAAGTTCTTATATACAAGAGGTAGAGTATAATAATAAGGATTATCAAAGGAATTATATTAGTTATAAAGAACTTTTGGGAGCATCAAATATTATATTCAAAACAAGTGAAAAGCCTAATAAGCAATGGCCTTTAGAACCATTGTGGATTTCAAATATTAAACAAGATGAATAG
- a CDS encoding YdcF family protein: protein MKKIIVGFLLAVCSISFGQSNENRTVTLLRDSNFYFLDQLSKQPELVKLLNTNKAFAEIKKGRLEQVRKLVNSETFPKSEELVHCYIFTDDQIKNISDQLVILNNKDKKVEAFFEQLKQSKKYINYNQMNKEDFISNVTKLNFSGLNHTLKVYGLGEKPFYPNIDSVSYNKNSWYFKGATLFWAKHLANETDYTNRSFFEPMLDYGLYLMYMNHRDEAIRYEPLAQMYNKNAIAHAKSVDFKKYEYNALIVLGDGPENYTDPLGALGKLNLKLAVEQYKQGKAPFIIVSGGHVHPNRTQTCEAIEMKKELIQLYNIPEQAIIVEPYARHTTTNLRNATRLMIEYGFDIKQKSMIVSYQLHTKSIADKKFLDRFMRELGYLPGEIVKQQKGELLDFYPSDLLLQVNPLEPLDP, encoded by the coding sequence ATGAAAAAAATAATAGTAGGCTTTCTACTTGCTGTTTGTTCTATTTCTTTTGGACAGAGTAATGAGAATAGAACTGTGACACTCTTAAGGGATAGTAATTTTTATTTTTTAGATCAACTATCTAAACAACCAGAGCTTGTTAAGTTACTTAATACTAATAAGGCATTTGCAGAAATAAAGAAGGGGAGATTAGAACAAGTAAGAAAATTAGTAAATAGCGAAACTTTCCCTAAGAGCGAAGAATTGGTTCACTGTTATATTTTTACAGATGATCAGATAAAAAACATCTCTGATCAGCTAGTTATCTTAAATAATAAAGATAAAAAAGTAGAAGCTTTCTTTGAGCAGTTAAAACAGTCTAAAAAGTATATAAACTACAATCAGATGAACAAGGAAGACTTTATCTCTAATGTAACGAAGTTAAACTTTAGCGGATTAAACCATACTTTAAAAGTTTATGGATTAGGAGAGAAACCTTTTTATCCCAATATTGATTCTGTTTCTTACAATAAAAACTCATGGTATTTTAAAGGGGCAACTCTATTTTGGGCAAAACATTTAGCTAATGAAACAGACTATACTAATCGTAGTTTTTTTGAACCCATGTTAGATTATGGATTATATCTAATGTATATGAATCACAGAGATGAAGCTATTAGATATGAGCCTCTAGCCCAGATGTATAATAAAAATGCAATAGCACATGCTAAAAGTGTTGACTTTAAAAAGTATGAGTATAATGCATTAATCGTTTTAGGGGATGGACCAGAGAATTATACAGATCCTCTAGGAGCTTTAGGTAAACTGAATTTAAAGCTTGCTGTGGAACAGTATAAACAAGGTAAGGCTCCTTTTATTATTGTTTCAGGAGGACATGTACATCCCAATCGTACACAGACTTGTGAAGCAATAGAAATGAAGAAGGAGTTAATCCAACTATACAATATTCCAGAGCAAGCAATCATTGTAGAACCCTATGCTAGACATACCACGACTAATCTTAGAAATGCTACTCGTTTAATGATTGAATACGGTTTTGATATAAAACAAAAAAGTATGATTGTATCTTATCAGTTACACACAAAGTCTATAGCAGATAAGAAGTTTTTAGATCGTTTTATGCGCGAGCTGGGTTATTTGCCTGGTGAGATTGTTAAACAGCAAAAAGGAGAGTTGTTAGATTTTTATCCTTCTGACTTACTCTTACAAGTAAATCCTTTAGAACCTTTAGACCCATAA
- a CDS encoding RagB/SusD family nutrient uptake outer membrane protein: MKKNITTTVYKIMLVLAITTGVVSSCSSDFLDETTYGEVSPDKMTDPKNVERVIIGAYKMLNGQMDNASNAMNSPASNWSFGDVTSDDAYKGGGGTGDQGQIHRMELYQTDPTVIDIERKWTALYEGIKRVNDALRLLGQSQEFDPELKKQRQGELFFLRGHYYFELKKIYNRIPYIDETIIKVEDYNRSNVEFTSEELWQKIATDFANAAKVLPSKQTQVGRPTSIAAKAYLMKTMIYQNKWQQAYTISEEVMSSQYKLLSNFEDVFLPENDNSSEVIFAVQHSISDGDPNNYNGSIGDRLTAPGGPFYPQYGFHRPSQNLVNAFKTDSNGLPVKDNVDVKTQDFVDPRLDYTVGRPGITYKDLGVVYESSWARDLATYGAYAPKKRIVSANSPYYGKTWPYVSALNYYIIRYAQVMLWKAEAAVELGKLEEARSIVNTIRERAKNSSYVMTLDGKSYAANYKIGLYNSAWTDVNKAREAVQLESRLELAMEGERFFNLVRWGIADKVINQQYLQAEKSKRSFLTNAHFTKGKNEYFPIPQRYVDAATAKVEQNPNY; this comes from the coding sequence ATGAAAAAAAATATTACAACAACAGTATATAAAATAATGCTTGTCTTAGCCATTACGACAGGTGTTGTAAGTTCATGTTCAAGTGACTTCTTAGATGAAACTACCTATGGAGAAGTATCTCCAGATAAAATGACTGATCCTAAAAACGTAGAAAGAGTCATTATAGGAGCCTATAAAATGCTTAATGGGCAGATGGATAATGCTTCCAATGCGATGAACTCTCCTGCTTCTAATTGGAGCTTTGGAGATGTGACTTCTGATGATGCATATAAAGGTGGTGGGGGTACTGGAGATCAGGGACAGATACACAGAATGGAGTTATATCAAACAGACCCTACTGTAATAGATATCGAACGCAAATGGACTGCACTATATGAAGGAATAAAAAGGGTGAATGATGCATTAAGATTACTTGGTCAATCACAGGAATTTGATCCAGAACTTAAAAAACAAAGACAAGGAGAATTGTTCTTTCTTAGAGGGCATTACTACTTTGAGCTAAAGAAGATTTACAATAGAATTCCTTATATAGATGAGACTATTATAAAGGTAGAGGATTATAATCGTTCTAATGTAGAATTTACCTCTGAAGAGTTGTGGCAAAAAATAGCTACAGACTTTGCTAATGCAGCTAAAGTATTACCTTCTAAACAAACACAGGTAGGTAGACCAACTAGCATTGCAGCTAAAGCTTATCTGATGAAAACAATGATATATCAAAATAAATGGCAACAGGCTTATACAATCTCTGAAGAGGTAATGTCTAGTCAATACAAACTTCTGTCTAATTTTGAAGATGTGTTTTTACCAGAAAATGACAATAGCTCAGAAGTCATATTTGCTGTTCAACATTCTATAAGTGATGGTGATCCTAATAACTATAATGGAAGTATAGGAGATCGTCTTACAGCCCCAGGAGGACCTTTTTATCCTCAGTACGGTTTTCACAGACCTTCACAGAATCTAGTTAATGCATTTAAGACTGATAGTAATGGACTACCAGTAAAGGATAATGTAGATGTAAAGACACAAGATTTTGTTGATCCTAGATTAGATTATACCGTAGGAAGACCAGGTATAACGTATAAAGATTTAGGTGTGGTGTATGAGTCTTCTTGGGCAAGAGATTTAGCCACTTATGGAGCCTATGCTCCTAAGAAAAGAATAGTATCTGCTAACTCACCTTATTATGGTAAAACATGGCCTTATGTATCAGCATTAAACTATTATATTATTCGCTATGCCCAGGTAATGCTTTGGAAGGCAGAAGCTGCTGTTGAATTAGGTAAGTTAGAAGAGGCACGTAGTATTGTAAATACAATTAGAGAAAGAGCTAAAAACTCTAGTTACGTAATGACATTAGATGGAAAGTCATATGCAGCTAATTATAAGATAGGACTATACAATAGTGCTTGGACAGATGTCAATAAGGCCAGAGAAGCAGTTCAATTAGAGAGTAGATTAGAACTAGCGATGGAGGGAGAACGCTTCTTTAATTTGGTACGTTGGGGTATAGCTGATAAAGTAATTAATCAGCAATATTTACAGGCAGAGAAAAGCAAGCGTTCTTTCTTGACTAATGCTCATTTTACTAAAGGCAAGAATGAATATTTTCCAATACCTCAGAGATATGTGGACGCAGCAACTGCTAAAGTTGAACAAAACCCTAATTATTAA